GGAAGGCTGCGGCGCTACATTCTACTTTAGCCTGCCACAAGTTACGGAGTAAGAGCGAATGGCGAGCGAACAGGCGGCGAAGCCGGTTGAGGTCCTCCTCGTCGAGGATGATCCGGGCGACGTGCTTCTCACCGAGGAAACTCTCCTCGGCAGCAAAATTCGTACCAACCTGCACGTGGTAGGCGACGGGGTTGAAGCGCTTGCCTTCTTGCGCAAGGAAGGCGCCTACGCTGCTGTGCCCCGGCCGGACCTCATCTTGCTCGATCTCAACATGCCCCGCAAAGATGGGCGCGAAGTGCTGGCAGACATCAAAGAAGATTCCGATCTCAAGACTATTCCCGTGGCGGTGCTCACCACGTCTTCACAGGATGAAGACATATTGAAGAGCTACCAACTTCACGCGAATTGCTACATTACCAAGCCGGTCGGCTTGGAGCAGTTTGCGACGGTGGTGCAGTCTTTGGA
Above is a genomic segment from Chloroflexota bacterium containing:
- a CDS encoding response regulator translates to MASEQAAKPVEVLLVEDDPGDVLLTEETLLGSKIRTNLHVVGDGVEALAFLRKEGAYAAVPRPDLILLDLNMPRKDGREVLADIKEDSDLKTIPVAVLTTSSQDEDILKSYQLHANCYITKPVGLEQFATVVQSLEDFWFAIVRLPPK